One Halorientalis litorea DNA segment encodes these proteins:
- a CDS encoding DUF106 domain-containing protein, protein MARTAEKVESLARDDGALVDALETALSVAESKGTVQWNDVSDDMTSGQWGRLIESGLLADADGSGFVVDDPEGVREALSDDEMETATSVDDGESSWSRYDKLAALGALGMFAGYSVSSVRNAIGSALDLLFGPLEAVLPFYVVVMVLAMLTGLYSTLLQANLMDMDKMAEYQEQMKAIQEKRKEAKERGDDEALDRIQEEQMDAMGDQMGMFKEQFRPMVWIMLLTIPVFLWMYWMLLAEGQQVAPQSITLPLIGERTWQAGVLGPLQAWILWYFLCSMGFTQIIRKALNIQTTPT, encoded by the coding sequence ATGGCACGGACAGCGGAGAAAGTAGAATCGCTCGCGCGCGATGACGGAGCACTCGTCGACGCCTTGGAGACCGCGCTCTCGGTCGCCGAGTCGAAGGGCACCGTCCAGTGGAACGACGTGAGCGACGACATGACGAGCGGGCAGTGGGGCCGTCTCATCGAGTCGGGACTGCTCGCCGACGCCGACGGCAGCGGGTTCGTCGTCGACGACCCGGAGGGCGTCCGTGAGGCACTCTCCGACGACGAGATGGAGACGGCGACCAGCGTGGACGACGGGGAGTCCTCGTGGTCGCGCTACGACAAACTCGCGGCACTGGGCGCGCTCGGGATGTTCGCGGGCTACTCGGTGAGTTCGGTCCGGAACGCTATCGGGTCGGCACTCGACCTGCTTTTCGGCCCGCTGGAGGCGGTCCTGCCGTTCTACGTCGTCGTGATGGTGCTGGCGATGCTCACCGGCCTCTACTCGACGCTCCTGCAGGCCAACCTGATGGACATGGACAAGATGGCCGAGTACCAAGAGCAAATGAAGGCCATCCAGGAGAAGCGCAAGGAGGCCAAAGAACGCGGCGACGACGAGGCACTCGACCGCATCCAAGAGGAGCAGATGGACGCCATGGGTGACCAGATGGGGATGTTCAAAGAGCAGTTCCGCCCGATGGTCTGGATTATGCTGCTCACGATTCCGGTCTTCCTCTGGATGTACTGGATGCTGCTCGCCGAAGGCCAGCAGGTCGCCCCACAGTCGATTACGCTTCCGCTCATCGGCGAGCGAACGTGGCAGGCCGGGGTCCTCGGACCGCTCCAGGCGTGGATTCTCTGGTACTTCCTCTGCTCGATGGGCTTCACCCAGATAATCCGGAAGGCACTGAACATCCAGACGACGCCGACCTGA
- a CDS encoding RNA-guided pseudouridylation complex pseudouridine synthase subunit Cbf5, producing the protein MLRDPPAERAPADRLRFGVVNLDKPPGPSAHQVAAWVRDMVADALDAAGAERPATDRVAHAGTLDPKVTGCLPLLLGDAPRMAQVFDDSVKEYVAVLELHGPAPADLDAIVAEFEGPIYQKPPKKSAVRRQLRVREIHELDVMETEDRRALLRVRCESGTYVRKLCHDIGLALGTGAHMGHLRRTATGPFDDRDLVTLEDLADALAWWVEDGDADPLRAAVAPAERALGDLPRVTIAPSAAREVAEGAPVYAPGVLDADLSAADASDRPLVACVTPDGTAVCLGRLVGDPGGDSGTVVSLERVLV; encoded by the coding sequence ATGCTCAGGGACCCGCCGGCCGAGCGCGCGCCCGCCGACCGCCTCCGTTTCGGCGTCGTCAACCTCGACAAGCCGCCGGGTCCCTCGGCGCACCAGGTCGCCGCGTGGGTCCGTGACATGGTCGCCGACGCACTCGACGCCGCCGGTGCCGAGCGACCGGCCACCGACCGCGTGGCCCACGCCGGGACGCTCGACCCGAAGGTGACCGGCTGTCTCCCCCTCCTACTCGGCGACGCCCCGCGGATGGCGCAGGTGTTCGACGACAGCGTCAAGGAGTACGTCGCCGTGCTGGAACTCCACGGCCCCGCGCCAGCCGACTTGGACGCCATCGTCGCCGAGTTCGAGGGACCGATATACCAGAAGCCACCCAAGAAGAGTGCCGTCCGCCGACAGTTGCGCGTCCGCGAGATTCACGAACTCGACGTGATGGAGACAGAGGACCGCCGCGCACTCCTCCGCGTCCGCTGTGAGAGCGGGACGTACGTTCGGAAACTGTGTCACGACATCGGCCTCGCCCTCGGCACCGGTGCGCACATGGGCCACCTCCGCCGGACTGCCACCGGTCCGTTCGACGACCGCGACCTCGTGACGCTCGAAGACCTCGCCGACGCGTTGGCGTGGTGGGTAGAGGACGGCGACGCCGACCCGCTCCGCGCCGCCGTTGCCCCCGCAGAGCGCGCCCTCGGTGACCTACCCCGCGTGACCATCGCCCCGAGTGCCGCCCGCGAGGTGGCCGAGGGCGCGCCGGTGTACGCCCCCGGCGTCCTCGACGCCGACCTGTCCGCCGCCGACGCGTCGGACCGCCCGCTCGTGGCCTGCGTGACGCCCGACGGTACTGCCGTCTGCCTCGGCCGACTGGTCGGCGACCCCGGCGGCGACAGCGGCACCGTCGTGTCACTGGAACGCGTGCTGGTTTGA
- the cmk gene encoding (d)CMP kinase yields MLVTVSGPAGSGKSTLAAALAETLDYEHVSGGDIFRSLADERGYSLVEFNELAEDDDQIDRDLDRRLRNIADERDDLVLESRLAGWMAGDYADLRVWLDAPLDVRATRIADREDKPVDAVREETQTRAASEARRYEEYYGIDIADHSIYDLTVNTARWDADATLGLVREAVTSYHADGDEGKYAVEGVRYEF; encoded by the coding sequence ATGTTGGTTACCGTCTCTGGCCCCGCGGGCAGTGGGAAGAGCACGCTCGCGGCCGCTCTCGCTGAGACGCTCGACTACGAGCACGTCAGCGGCGGCGACATCTTCCGCTCGCTGGCCGACGAGCGCGGCTACTCGCTGGTCGAGTTCAACGAACTCGCCGAAGATGACGACCAGATAGACCGCGACTTGGACCGCCGTCTGCGGAACATCGCCGACGAGCGCGACGACCTCGTGTTGGAGTCACGCCTCGCCGGGTGGATGGCCGGCGACTACGCGGACCTCCGTGTGTGGCTCGACGCACCCCTCGACGTCCGGGCCACCCGCATCGCAGACCGCGAAGACAAGCCCGTCGACGCCGTCCGCGAGGAGACACAGACCCGGGCCGCCAGCGAGGCCCGCCGCTACGAGGAGTACTACGGCATCGACATCGCCGACCACTCTATCTACGACCTGACGGTGAACACGGCCCGGTGGGACGCCGACGCGACGCTCGGCCTCGTCCGGGAAGCCGTCACCAGTTACCACGCCGACGGCGACGAAGGAAAGTACGCCGTCGAGGGCGTCCGCTACGAGTTCTGA
- a CDS encoding adenylate kinase encodes MSSPHILILGPPGAGKGTQSSRIAESFGVEHVTTGDALRANKDMDISDMDTEYDTPRAYMEAGDLVPDAVVNAIVEEALTSADGFVLDGYPRNMDQADELEDMTDLDVILSLSVGREELVDRLTGRRVCDDCGANFHVEFDQPEEAGVCDECGGELIQRDDDNEESVTNRLDVFDENTAPVIDHYRDHAGFVEIDGEQSPDGVWADIEAAIDEQV; translated from the coding sequence ATGTCGAGTCCGCACATTCTCATCCTCGGCCCGCCGGGTGCAGGCAAGGGCACACAGAGCAGTCGCATCGCCGAATCGTTCGGCGTCGAACACGTCACGACCGGCGACGCGCTCCGGGCGAACAAGGACATGGACATCTCGGACATGGATACCGAGTACGACACGCCCCGGGCGTACATGGAGGCGGGCGACCTCGTGCCCGACGCCGTCGTCAACGCCATCGTCGAGGAGGCACTCACGAGTGCCGACGGGTTCGTGCTGGACGGCTACCCGCGCAACATGGACCAAGCCGACGAACTCGAAGACATGACCGACCTCGACGTAATCCTCTCCCTGTCGGTGGGCCGCGAGGAACTCGTCGACCGTCTCACCGGTCGTCGGGTCTGTGACGACTGTGGCGCGAACTTCCACGTCGAGTTCGACCAGCCCGAGGAGGCGGGCGTCTGTGACGAGTGTGGCGGCGAGTTGATACAGCGCGACGACGACAACGAGGAGTCGGTGACCAACCGTCTCGACGTGTTCGACGAGAACACCGCGCCGGTCATCGACCACTACCGCGACCACGCCGGGTTCGTGGAAATCGACGGCGAGCAGTCCCCCGACGGCGTCTGGGCGGACATCGAAGCCGCCATCGACGAGCAGGTCTGA